Proteins encoded together in one Rossellomorea sp. y25 window:
- a CDS encoding M14 family zinc carboxypeptidase, translated as MKQKIIAGIASFTLLSTTPFNVLAESPQTTIQSTQLDEKDKSLFNSEHYDFVKYSEIEGKLDAIAQESNRVTVEKSETKSAAGHDMYVVTVSDAKAKGKYGYYKGLRKKMIQSPDKAQDFIDKHPDLKVPVMINASIHGTEFVGTDAALQLIERFASDNDEQTKGILEDHILIFNVVANPDGRIDATRFNGNGIDLNRDFITQSQPETEHMVDLITEWNPMVFLDLHGYVRGYGGPTKPGLIEPCTPPHNPNYEYDLYSKWAMNQAEAMESNIVSNKENYENTHTESSKVDYQNMEGTYIPQRDDSAGWDDYPPIFTPMYAMYHGAYGYTLEAPTNDWDGVQWTYDAVMGALGYASENKVDMVKDQIEVFKRGVQFDHPFHTEGHFPSAYILPNDEQDQTATLKAVLHLQDNDIVVEEAQKDFTFDGVTYPKGTYIVPMEQAKAGLANTMLWDGEDITEDTPSMYDISAWNLPELWGFDAVEVSSDTELNVKSKQVRALNESGDVIGDGPYAIPNTSVESIAIANQLLNSGHTLHRGEDGTMYAGADAKAKLSDLVKNTAVTISSQSVPVGAKEMTSRHVTLLKDGGMNKAQSHSGTKLALERLGFAVEEKTPGQVAEEGLGSTDVFIYNGRSNLISYQNSVANSEFGLKDAAQYEAFKANVEGFVADGGQYLAVGAGASQATTKLGISDVKVETGGSNSNGIVQLSHTDSTYTAGYETADIGFVYQPTWYTNTGNAEILSSYQNSSDFFLAGHWKDSEAAQGKPVIVKDENVLLIGLEPTFRDHTDYLFRLVSNAIFAQ; from the coding sequence ATGAAGCAAAAGATTATTGCAGGAATTGCCAGTTTTACTCTACTATCCACCACACCATTCAACGTTTTAGCAGAATCTCCACAAACGACGATTCAAAGTACTCAACTCGATGAGAAAGATAAAAGCTTGTTTAATAGCGAGCACTATGACTTTGTGAAGTACTCTGAGATTGAAGGGAAGCTTGATGCGATCGCACAGGAAAGCAATCGTGTAACTGTCGAGAAGAGCGAAACAAAATCAGCAGCAGGTCATGATATGTATGTAGTGACCGTTTCGGATGCGAAAGCGAAAGGGAAGTATGGTTACTATAAAGGTCTGCGTAAGAAAATGATCCAGTCGCCTGATAAAGCACAGGACTTTATCGATAAGCACCCTGATCTAAAGGTTCCGGTGATGATCAATGCATCGATTCACGGAACAGAATTTGTTGGAACAGACGCAGCTTTGCAATTAATCGAGCGCTTTGCCTCGGATAATGACGAACAAACGAAAGGGATTCTCGAAGATCATATCCTGATTTTCAATGTGGTAGCGAACCCGGATGGGCGTATTGATGCTACGCGTTTCAACGGAAATGGAATTGACCTCAACCGTGATTTTATCACTCAATCCCAGCCTGAAACAGAGCATATGGTAGACCTGATCACAGAATGGAATCCAATGGTATTCCTTGATCTCCATGGATATGTGAGAGGATATGGCGGCCCGACAAAGCCAGGTTTGATTGAGCCTTGTACGCCTCCTCATAATCCAAACTATGAATATGATCTGTATTCGAAGTGGGCAATGAATCAAGCAGAGGCGATGGAATCCAATATCGTTTCGAATAAAGAAAACTATGAAAATACTCATACGGAATCGTCAAAAGTAGATTATCAGAATATGGAAGGGACTTATATCCCGCAACGTGATGATTCTGCCGGATGGGATGATTATCCGCCGATCTTCACTCCAATGTATGCCATGTACCACGGGGCATATGGGTATACACTTGAAGCGCCGACCAATGATTGGGACGGGGTTCAATGGACCTATGATGCCGTGATGGGTGCACTGGGCTATGCGAGCGAGAACAAAGTGGATATGGTAAAAGATCAGATCGAAGTCTTTAAACGTGGTGTCCAGTTCGACCATCCGTTCCATACGGAAGGCCATTTCCCATCTGCTTATATTCTGCCGAATGATGAACAGGATCAAACGGCTACTTTGAAAGCCGTCCTTCATCTTCAAGATAATGATATTGTCGTAGAAGAAGCTCAGAAGGATTTCACGTTTGATGGCGTGACATATCCGAAAGGAACGTATATCGTACCGATGGAGCAAGCAAAAGCCGGCCTCGCGAACACCATGCTTTGGGACGGGGAAGACATCACTGAAGATACACCGAGTATGTATGATATCTCTGCCTGGAATCTGCCGGAATTATGGGGCTTCGATGCAGTGGAAGTAAGCAGTGACACTGAACTGAATGTTAAATCGAAACAAGTAAGAGCACTTAATGAAAGTGGAGACGTCATTGGGGACGGACCATATGCGATCCCGAATACCTCCGTGGAATCGATAGCGATTGCCAATCAATTATTAAATAGCGGACACACTCTTCACAGAGGTGAAGATGGAACAATGTATGCAGGTGCCGATGCAAAAGCAAAACTTTCCGACCTTGTGAAAAATACTGCTGTCACGATTTCTTCCCAATCTGTTCCTGTAGGAGCGAAAGAAATGACGTCCCGGCATGTAACCCTCTTGAAAGATGGAGGAATGAACAAAGCTCAATCCCACTCTGGAACGAAGCTTGCCCTGGAGCGTCTTGGCTTCGCGGTGGAAGAAAAGACTCCCGGACAGGTAGCAGAAGAGGGTCTGGGTTCAACAGATGTGTTTATTTATAACGGGAGATCGAACCTCATTTCCTATCAAAATAGTGTGGCCAATTCGGAATTCGGATTGAAGGATGCAGCACAATACGAAGCATTCAAAGCGAATGTGGAAGGTTTTGTAGCGGATGGTGGACAATATCTTGCCGTCGGTGCAGGTGCATCTCAAGCCACGACAAAGCTTGGAATAAGTGATGTGAAAGTGGAAACCGGCGGCTCCAACAGCAACGGAATCGTCCAATTATCACACACGGATTCTACTTACACAGCTGGTTACGAAACAGCAGACATTGGATTTGTTTATCAACCAACATGGTACACGAACACAGGTAATGCAGAAATTCTATCAAGCTATCAAAACAGCAGTGACTTCTTCCTGGCCGGACACTGGAAAGACAGTGAAGCAGCTCAAGGAAAGCCTGTTATCGTGAAGGATGAAAATGTATTATTGATCGGACTCGAACCAACTTTCCGTGATCATACGGATTATCTGTTCAGACTCGTTTCAAATGCGATTTTTGCACAATAA
- a CDS encoding fatty acid--CoA ligase family protein, whose amino-acid sequence MNIATRLDQIAQEKADKTAYHFLNTSSTYGELNAAVSKFASGLEQSGLKKGDHIALVLGNSPHFVIGLYGALRMGLKVIPINPIYTPDEIGYILKNGDVKAIVTLDLLFPLIEKMQHLLSDVEQFILCESGDERAKDIDLEKISLAYPKMKSFTSVLGKGDPAFKGEEVDENEVAIILYTSGTTGKPKGAMLTHKNIYSNATDVGSYLRMNEDDTVITALPMFHVFCLTVVLNAPLMTGATLLIVPRFSPKAIFELSKAYQPTVFAGVPTMYNFLFQYPEGNPEDLSSLRLCISGGASLPVALLKNFEKKFNVMISEGYGLSEASPVTCFNPLDRPRKPGSIGTSIMNLENKVVDELGEEVPVGQVGELIVKGPNVMKGYYKMEEETAATIRDGWLYTGDLARMDEEGYFYIVDRKKELIIVGGYNVYPREVEEVLYNHPGIVEAAVIGVPHPELGEVVSSYVVKSEPSLTEQDVLKYCKEHLAKYKLPASIEFIDELPKNTTGKILRRALKEQVLQS is encoded by the coding sequence TTGAATATCGCAACACGGTTAGACCAAATCGCTCAAGAGAAAGCAGATAAAACAGCCTATCATTTCTTAAATACCTCTAGTACATACGGGGAATTAAATGCAGCTGTATCGAAATTTGCAAGTGGCCTAGAGCAATCGGGTCTGAAAAAAGGGGATCACATCGCGCTTGTATTAGGGAATTCACCACATTTCGTCATTGGATTATATGGGGCATTACGAATGGGGTTAAAGGTTATACCAATCAATCCGATCTACACACCGGATGAAATTGGCTACATTCTGAAAAATGGTGACGTGAAAGCCATTGTCACTCTTGATTTGCTATTCCCATTAATCGAAAAGATGCAGCATCTATTATCCGATGTCGAGCAATTTATCCTGTGTGAATCAGGGGATGAACGGGCAAAGGACATTGATTTAGAGAAAATCTCGCTTGCATACCCTAAAATGAAATCGTTTACAAGTGTTCTTGGGAAGGGCGATCCTGCGTTTAAGGGGGAGGAAGTGGATGAAAATGAAGTAGCCATCATCCTTTACACCTCGGGAACGACGGGGAAACCGAAAGGCGCAATGCTGACACACAAAAATATTTATTCCAATGCAACCGATGTCGGCAGCTATTTACGAATGAATGAAGACGACACCGTCATTACAGCTCTGCCTATGTTTCACGTCTTCTGTCTGACAGTGGTCCTGAATGCGCCATTGATGACAGGGGCGACCCTTTTAATCGTTCCACGCTTCAGTCCAAAAGCCATTTTTGAACTGTCGAAGGCCTATCAGCCAACCGTATTTGCCGGCGTACCAACCATGTACAACTTCCTGTTCCAGTATCCTGAAGGAAATCCGGAAGATCTATCATCTCTCCGTCTCTGCATTTCAGGCGGAGCTTCCCTGCCGGTGGCCTTACTAAAAAACTTTGAAAAGAAATTCAACGTCATGATTTCTGAAGGCTATGGCCTATCCGAAGCGTCTCCTGTGACATGTTTCAACCCGCTGGATCGACCGAGAAAACCAGGATCCATCGGAACTTCAATCATGAACCTGGAGAATAAAGTCGTCGATGAACTGGGTGAAGAAGTACCAGTCGGACAAGTGGGCGAACTGATCGTCAAAGGCCCGAATGTCATGAAGGGCTATTACAAAATGGAAGAAGAAACAGCGGCAACGATCCGAGATGGCTGGTTATACACAGGTGACCTTGCCCGGATGGATGAAGAAGGCTACTTCTATATTGTGGACCGAAAGAAAGAACTGATCATCGTCGGGGGGTACAATGTCTACCCACGCGAGGTCGAAGAAGTGCTATACAATCATCCTGGAATCGTGGAAGCAGCGGTCATCGGTGTCCCACATCCGGAACTGGGTGAAGTCGTCAGCAGCTATGTTGTGAAAAGTGAACCATCCTTAACGGAACAGGACGTACTTAAGTATTGTAAAGAGCATCTTGCCAAGTACAAGCTGCCAGCATCGATCGAGTTCATTGATGAGCTGCCGAAGAATACAACAGGGAAAATTTTAAGAAGAGCGCTGAAAGAACAAGTGCTTCAATCATAA
- a CDS encoding enoyl-CoA hydratase-related protein, which yields MESILLEQKGNVATVTINRSEAMNAFNYDTLNELQQVVEALRINPDVRVVIFTGSGEKAFSVGADLKERKTLTEQQVIRNVYKIGEVFQSVATLPQPTIAAMNGYAFGGGMELALACDFRIAVAGTTMGLTETSLAIIPGAGGTQRLPRLVGESKALELILTAKRLTSEEALDIGLVTRVVEKENFLGEVHAFVEPMLANGPIALQQAKFAVKNGMNVDLQTGLQIERKAYEITIPTEDRVEALLAFSQKRKPEFKGK from the coding sequence ATGGAATCAATCTTACTAGAACAAAAGGGCAATGTCGCCACTGTAACCATCAACCGATCTGAGGCAATGAACGCCTTTAATTACGATACGCTGAACGAACTCCAGCAGGTAGTCGAAGCACTCCGCATCAACCCGGACGTCAGAGTCGTCATCTTCACAGGAAGTGGAGAAAAAGCCTTCTCGGTTGGAGCCGATTTAAAAGAGCGCAAGACTCTGACTGAACAGCAAGTCATCCGCAACGTCTACAAAATAGGCGAAGTCTTTCAATCCGTCGCTACCCTCCCACAACCGACCATCGCCGCTATGAATGGCTACGCATTCGGCGGAGGAATGGAACTTGCCCTCGCCTGTGACTTCAGAATCGCAGTAGCAGGCACGACAATGGGACTGACCGAAACGAGCCTGGCCATCATCCCGGGAGCAGGGGGAACCCAGCGTCTGCCACGATTAGTAGGGGAATCAAAAGCGCTGGAACTAATTCTGACGGCTAAACGATTAACGTCAGAAGAAGCATTGGACATCGGACTGGTCACAAGAGTAGTAGAAAAAGAGAACTTCTTGGGTGAAGTCCATGCATTCGTGGAACCCATGCTGGCTAATGGCCCGATTGCCCTGCAGCAAGCTAAGTTTGCCGTAAAGAATGGTATGAACGTAGACCTGCAGACCGGATTACAGATTGAGAGAAAAGCATATGAGATTACCATTCCTACGGAAGACCGGGTGGAGGCTTTGTTGGCGTTTAGTCAGAAGCGGAAGCCGGAGTTTAAGGGGAAGTGA
- the dcuS gene encoding DcuS/MalK family sensor histidine kinase — MKKKQLKLSTIIILFVCIVVLVSLVITDLLISRTINDNIESNIEEKAKIVSRTVAHSTIVKSGLEGEGNADRIQEYTLDIQKSAEVLFVVVMDMEGIRKSHPDPDRIGKHFVGGDEKDVLQGKETLSISEGTLGKSVRAFSPVFNNENQQIGAVAVGISLGSVEEALDQSHWNILVGSMIGIIVGVIGAIIIARYIKNMLFGLEPITIAKILEERNTMLQSVHEGVVAVNKDTTISLVNKSALKIFNKAGLSSDPIGMPIKEYMPHTRLERVIATGKPELDEEQTINGVSILVNRVPLIVNDEVVGAISTFRDKTEVNQLAEQLTGVKSYAETLRAQSHEFMNKMHVILGLVKMKDYNHLNRYVKELVSLRVDEVSTVTSKVKDPALAGFIMGKLSYAREKNVALTIECHDFIPEPKDPTVTHELITVIGNLLDNSVEATTNSDEKEVLMELFYEDEQFEMVVTDTGEGMADEIAEDIFIKGYSSKGEGRGYGLFLVKESLRKLNGTLHVESKVGSGTTMIVQASYKEGKKID; from the coding sequence GTGAAAAAGAAACAGCTTAAACTAAGTACCATCATCATTCTCTTCGTATGCATCGTTGTCCTGGTATCACTTGTAATAACCGACTTGCTTATTTCCAGGACGATTAATGACAACATTGAGTCTAATATTGAAGAAAAGGCGAAAATCGTTTCCCGGACGGTCGCTCATTCCACGATTGTGAAGAGCGGTTTAGAGGGGGAAGGGAATGCAGATCGGATTCAGGAGTACACCCTTGATATCCAGAAATCAGCAGAGGTTCTGTTTGTAGTGGTCATGGATATGGAAGGGATACGTAAGTCTCACCCTGATCCTGATCGTATCGGCAAGCATTTTGTCGGCGGGGATGAGAAAGATGTACTCCAAGGGAAGGAAACATTGTCTATTTCAGAAGGGACTTTGGGCAAATCCGTCAGGGCATTTTCTCCTGTCTTTAATAATGAAAATCAACAGATAGGGGCTGTCGCAGTAGGGATTTCCCTGGGTAGCGTGGAGGAAGCATTGGACCAGAGTCATTGGAATATTTTAGTGGGATCTATGATCGGGATTATTGTTGGAGTCATTGGGGCCATTATTATAGCCAGGTACATAAAGAATATGTTGTTTGGGTTGGAGCCGATTACGATTGCGAAAATATTGGAAGAGCGAAATACGATGCTCCAGTCGGTTCATGAGGGGGTGGTGGCTGTCAATAAAGATACGACCATCTCATTAGTGAATAAGTCTGCCCTGAAAATATTTAATAAAGCGGGACTAAGCTCGGATCCGATTGGAATGCCCATCAAAGAATACATGCCACACACCCGGTTGGAAAGAGTCATCGCTACGGGGAAACCTGAGCTTGACGAGGAGCAAACGATCAATGGGGTATCTATCCTGGTAAACCGTGTTCCGTTAATCGTCAATGATGAAGTAGTCGGGGCGATATCCACCTTCCGTGATAAAACGGAAGTGAATCAATTGGCTGAGCAGTTAACGGGTGTCAAATCGTATGCGGAAACGCTCCGGGCCCAGTCGCATGAATTTATGAATAAGATGCATGTGATTCTGGGATTGGTGAAGATGAAGGATTACAATCATTTAAATCGCTACGTGAAAGAACTTGTTTCCCTACGGGTCGATGAAGTGAGCACGGTGACGTCGAAAGTGAAAGATCCTGCTTTGGCTGGTTTTATCATGGGGAAACTGAGCTATGCGAGGGAAAAGAACGTTGCATTGACCATTGAATGCCACGACTTTATCCCGGAACCCAAAGATCCTACTGTAACACATGAACTGATTACCGTGATTGGAAACCTATTGGATAATAGTGTTGAAGCAACGACAAATAGTGATGAAAAGGAAGTGCTGATGGAGCTATTCTATGAGGACGAGCAATTTGAAATGGTCGTGACGGATACAGGAGAAGGAATGGCGGATGAAATAGCAGAGGATATCTTCATCAAAGGATACTCTTCTAAAGGGGAAGGAAGAGGATACGGTCTCTTCTTAGTGAAAGAAAGTCTCCGTAAATTGAATGGAACCCTGCACGTCGAATCAAAGGTAGGCTCGGGAACGACGATGATTGTTCAAGCTTCATATAAGGAGGGGAAGAAGATTGATTAA
- a CDS encoding response regulator, producing MINVLIVEDDPMVARFNQKYLEEIKGFHLIGISNSIEDASAKVSEYKIDLVLLDVYMPGKQTGMDLLEQIRKEQRETDVILITAASEVDNIQSALRMGVVDYLIKPFEFERFKKALTTYRESNRMLQKQSTIDQSELDLLLLRDVQAGEKAPLPKGLTSSTLSSIYDEIVSFEEESFSTDDIADVTSISRVSIRKYLRFLKSIGVVDETLIYGVGRPVYQYTRNKLNSSRIQSYL from the coding sequence TTGATTAATGTATTGATCGTGGAAGATGATCCGATGGTGGCACGGTTTAATCAAAAGTATCTGGAAGAGATCAAAGGGTTTCATTTAATAGGAATCTCTAATTCGATTGAAGATGCCTCGGCGAAAGTAAGTGAGTATAAGATTGATCTGGTTTTATTGGATGTTTATATGCCTGGGAAACAAACCGGGATGGATTTGTTAGAGCAAATACGGAAGGAACAGCGGGAGACAGATGTCATCCTCATCACAGCCGCATCAGAAGTCGATAATATCCAGAGCGCACTTCGCATGGGGGTAGTGGATTATTTGATCAAGCCTTTTGAATTTGAACGGTTTAAAAAAGCATTGACGACTTATCGGGAGAGTAATCGGATGCTTCAAAAGCAATCTACCATCGATCAAAGTGAACTCGATTTACTTTTACTTAGGGATGTGCAAGCCGGGGAGAAGGCACCCCTCCCTAAAGGATTGACGAGCAGTACATTATCGTCTATCTACGACGAGATTGTGAGTTTCGAGGAAGAGTCGTTTTCAACAGATGATATTGCAGACGTGACGTCCATTTCACGGGTGTCGATCAGAAAGTACCTCAGGTTTTTAAAAAGTATCGGCGTGGTGGATGAGACCCTGATCTATGGTGTCGGAAGGCCGGTCTATCAATATACAAGGAACAAACTGAATAGCTCACGCATTCAAAGCTATTTGTAA
- a CDS encoding NADP-dependent malic enzyme, with product MTRKNLKEEALSIHESHAGKIEVVSKIDISSEEDLSLVYTPGVADVCKTIAEDPRHANTLTSKGNMVAIITDGTAVLGLGDIGPEAAIPVMEGKSMLFKKFAGIDAFPLSLDTKDVDEIVTIIKALSPSFGGINLEDISAPRCFEIENRLKKELDIPVFHDDQHGTAIVVLGALVNALKVVNKSYKKVKIVINGAGAAGIAIAELLLFAGYENITLVSLEGVLCKGEKWMNATQAKISTRTNLLGVRGELSDAIKGADVFIGVSGPGALKKEYIKTMNEQPIVFAMANPIPEIYPEEALEAGAAVVGTGRSDYPNQVNNLLAFPGIFRGALDAKAKDITMEMKVAASYAIADVISSSELNPQYIIPNALDSRVAEKVGESVRKIACKESKANSSVS from the coding sequence ATGACTCGAAAGAATTTAAAGGAAGAAGCATTATCCATACATGAATCTCATGCAGGGAAAATTGAAGTGGTGAGTAAGATTGATATTTCATCTGAAGAAGATCTTAGTCTTGTCTATACACCGGGTGTCGCCGATGTATGTAAGACGATAGCCGAGGATCCCAGGCACGCCAATACGCTGACATCGAAAGGAAACATGGTGGCCATCATCACAGACGGTACAGCTGTATTGGGTCTTGGTGATATCGGTCCAGAAGCCGCGATCCCGGTCATGGAAGGGAAAAGCATGTTGTTTAAGAAGTTCGCCGGAATAGATGCCTTCCCCCTTAGTTTGGATACGAAGGATGTAGATGAAATCGTCACGATTATTAAAGCCTTGTCTCCTTCTTTTGGAGGGATCAATCTGGAGGATATTTCAGCGCCGCGCTGCTTTGAAATTGAAAACCGGTTAAAAAAAGAGTTGGATATTCCCGTTTTCCATGATGATCAGCATGGTACGGCCATAGTCGTCCTAGGCGCGTTAGTCAATGCGCTGAAGGTCGTAAACAAATCATATAAGAAAGTGAAAATTGTCATCAATGGGGCGGGGGCAGCTGGAATCGCGATTGCCGAACTCCTTTTATTCGCAGGTTATGAAAATATTACTCTCGTAAGTTTAGAAGGTGTACTGTGCAAGGGGGAGAAATGGATGAATGCTACCCAGGCGAAAATTTCTACACGCACGAACCTGCTGGGGGTGCGGGGTGAATTATCGGATGCGATAAAAGGAGCCGATGTATTTATCGGTGTATCCGGGCCTGGAGCCCTCAAGAAAGAGTATATTAAAACGATGAATGAGCAGCCGATTGTGTTTGCCATGGCCAATCCGATTCCTGAAATTTATCCGGAGGAAGCATTGGAAGCAGGCGCAGCGGTAGTAGGGACGGGAAGATCGGATTATCCGAACCAGGTCAATAATCTTCTCGCTTTCCCTGGGATATTCAGAGGAGCGCTGGATGCGAAAGCAAAGGATATCACAATGGAAATGAAAGTGGCCGCTTCCTATGCCATAGCCGATGTGATCAGCTCTTCTGAATTGAACCCTCAATATATTATTCCGAACGCGCTTGATTCCCGTGTGGCAGAAAAAGTCGGGGAGTCCGTGCGAAAGATTGCATGTAAGGAAAGCAAAGCAAACAGTTCAGTTTCGTAA
- a CDS encoding 2-hydroxycarboxylate transporter family protein gives MGQAASTLSYKKEKTKENVTLTKDRSLQIFNMPILWFLIFTGITLASLYTGNLPGGMIGSLLVMMVLGELFGWLGDRTPIVKTFLGGGAIIAIFGSAFMVYAGLLPEATVTSMTDFMKSGGFLNFYIAALITGSILGMNSKVLVKVGLRYFLPIFGAVAGAVIVAGIFGSLVGFTLQEAILVITMPIMGGGMGAGAVPMSQIYSEMMGNDPSYYISMLVPALALGNVFAIILASVLDIIGKKVPSLSGNGQLMKGFTYEKTKQKYNIEKMGVGLLAALTFFTVGTLLGSFLPLHPYAIMIILVAAAKISNMIPQNVVEGASQWYQFVASNWTFALLFGIGVAYTDLDTVLAALTLQYILTVFGVVLGAILGAAILGKVVGFYPIEAAITAGLCMANMGGTGDVAVLSASKRMELMPFAQISSRLGGALILLLAGLIIPLL, from the coding sequence ATGGGACAAGCAGCATCAACACTTTCATATAAGAAGGAGAAAACAAAAGAGAATGTGACGCTTACGAAAGATCGATCGCTTCAGATTTTCAATATGCCGATCCTTTGGTTCCTGATCTTTACGGGAATCACGCTAGCCAGCTTGTATACGGGAAACCTTCCAGGGGGAATGATCGGTAGTCTTCTCGTCATGATGGTTCTTGGGGAATTATTCGGATGGTTAGGAGACCGTACGCCGATTGTGAAAACATTCCTTGGCGGAGGTGCCATCATTGCGATCTTTGGATCTGCTTTTATGGTTTACGCAGGTTTACTTCCGGAAGCCACCGTCACGTCCATGACTGACTTTATGAAATCAGGCGGTTTTTTGAATTTCTATATTGCTGCATTAATTACGGGAAGTATTTTAGGAATGAATTCAAAGGTTTTAGTTAAAGTGGGTCTGCGCTATTTCCTACCGATTTTCGGAGCGGTAGCCGGAGCCGTGATAGTAGCAGGAATCTTTGGATCTCTTGTCGGATTTACCCTTCAAGAAGCCATCCTCGTCATTACGATGCCGATCATGGGTGGCGGAATGGGAGCTGGAGCTGTTCCCATGAGTCAAATCTATTCTGAAATGATGGGGAATGATCCAAGCTATTATATCTCCATGCTCGTGCCAGCACTGGCATTAGGGAATGTATTTGCAATTATTTTAGCATCGGTTCTTGATATTATCGGAAAAAAAGTACCTTCCCTAAGTGGAAACGGTCAGCTTATGAAAGGTTTTACTTATGAGAAGACAAAGCAGAAGTATAATATTGAAAAGATGGGAGTGGGCTTACTCGCTGCCCTGACATTCTTCACGGTGGGGACATTGCTGGGATCCTTTCTTCCCCTTCATCCATATGCCATCATGATCATTCTTGTGGCTGCAGCGAAGATTTCTAACATGATCCCTCAAAATGTCGTAGAGGGAGCCAGTCAGTGGTATCAATTTGTAGCCAGCAACTGGACGTTCGCTTTATTATTTGGGATCGGTGTCGCGTACACGGACTTAGATACCGTTCTTGCTGCGTTGACGCTGCAATATATCTTGACTGTATTCGGAGTCGTTTTAGGAGCGATCCTCGGTGCGGCGATCCTTGGCAAAGTCGTTGGCTTTTACCCGATTGAAGCAGCGATCACCGCAGGGCTATGCATGGCGAATATGGGAGGAACGGGAGATGTTGCTGTGTTGTCAGCATCGAAACGAATGGAGCTTATGCCTTTCGCTCAAATCTCTTCCCGATTAGGCGGCGCATTGATCCTGCTGTTAGCCGGATTAATTATCCCGCTGTTGTAA
- a CDS encoding AEC family transporter: MDVILIVLPALLVFAVGYIGQKKLGFEINSISKMAIYLMYPFLAFKTFYENELNMDYLYIFLFCIALCVILIVSIKIVARFKNYSKPKVSAMILSGVFMNSGNYGVPIILFAFGELGFRYAVIMMVIQSFLMNTIGLYYAVSGSDKKRETSEIWMKIVKMPILHGAFLGLGFQLFHLDVPVFMSQTIDLISQATIPTIMVVLGMQLATLGGKKVERGALSFIVIMRMVASPIIALVVVSFLPISTMLGSILIILASMPTAANTTMFSLQFNTEPDLVSTSTLVTTLLSIVTIPIMLALVSL; this comes from the coding sequence ATGGACGTAATATTGATTGTACTGCCTGCATTACTGGTCTTTGCTGTTGGATATATCGGCCAAAAGAAACTTGGTTTCGAGATCAATTCGATTTCGAAGATGGCCATTTACTTAATGTATCCATTTCTGGCATTCAAGACATTTTACGAGAATGAACTGAATATGGATTATCTTTATATTTTTCTTTTTTGTATCGCGCTTTGTGTGATCCTGATTGTTTCTATTAAAATAGTGGCGAGGTTTAAAAACTATTCTAAACCGAAAGTATCGGCCATGATTTTATCCGGGGTATTCATGAACAGCGGCAACTATGGAGTACCGATCATCCTATTCGCTTTCGGTGAGCTCGGTTTTCGCTATGCGGTCATAATGATGGTGATCCAGTCATTTCTGATGAATACAATCGGCCTCTATTATGCTGTCAGTGGCAGTGATAAAAAGAGGGAAACGAGCGAAATCTGGATGAAGATCGTCAAGATGCCGATTCTGCATGGTGCTTTTCTTGGGTTGGGTTTTCAATTGTTTCATCTTGATGTGCCGGTGTTTATGAGTCAGACCATTGATCTGATTTCCCAGGCAACGATTCCTACGATTATGGTGGTGTTAGGAATGCAATTAGCGACATTGGGAGGGAAGAAGGTGGAAAGAGGCGCCCTTTCCTTTATTGTGATCATGCGAATGGTAGCTTCACCCATCATAGCTCTGGTCGTCGTTTCTTTCCTGCCTATTTCTACTATGCTGGGATCGATCCTCATTATTTTGGCAAGCATGCCGACTGCTGCGAATACGACGATGTTTTCATTGCAGTTCAACACAGAGCCTGATTTAGTGTCGACAAGTACCCTTGTCACTACACTTTTGAGCATTGTGACGATTCCGATTATGTTGGCTCTTGTATCCTTATAG